A genomic region of Sideroxydans sp. CL21 contains the following coding sequences:
- a CDS encoding outer membrane protein transport protein yields the protein MSIKKVVASLFSLGVIVSSLAHATNGDEMMAVGSQSTALGGTGVANFIGAESLWANPAMLGKAKGSEVTGGVNLFLPEVANTGMANNGSGSSSADTSYIPDLSYASRISDSLTYGVAMAGIAGMGVDYTGASPTLGLIRAKSSLSILRVEADVAYNTNDYGIGFAPIFQSGSLMLSYFNGQWNNQAQSKDSSTGFGYAIGGYYNATTAVTLAAAYQSKIAAKYGTQISDGGASFGLTGASAFGDNLDQPAQIKLGIAYAALENITLTADYKVIQWGSAAGYKDFNWKDQNVIAIGAKYTASGYWLGLGYNHGNDPIAATANDTYRNAAINIFNNLFFPAIVTNSYTFGGGYDLSKSLAVEGAAVITPEVAKTVAISQIPGATTNTTTHSQQALEVSLRYKF from the coding sequence ATGAGCATCAAGAAAGTTGTAGCGTCGTTGTTTTCTTTGGGCGTGATAGTTTCGTCTTTGGCACATGCAACAAATGGCGATGAAATGATGGCAGTGGGTTCGCAAAGTACTGCATTGGGCGGTACAGGTGTTGCGAACTTCATCGGCGCTGAAAGCTTGTGGGCAAATCCCGCGATGCTGGGCAAGGCCAAGGGCTCTGAAGTGACGGGCGGCGTTAATCTGTTTTTGCCGGAGGTTGCAAATACTGGTATGGCGAATAATGGCTCTGGTAGCAGCTCAGCGGATACGAGCTACATTCCCGATTTGTCCTATGCCAGCAGAATAAGCGACAGCTTGACCTATGGTGTGGCTATGGCCGGCATTGCCGGTATGGGCGTTGACTATACCGGCGCTAGCCCAACGTTGGGTTTAATTAGGGCGAAATCTTCTCTGAGCATTCTCCGAGTGGAGGCGGACGTTGCTTACAACACGAATGATTACGGCATTGGCTTTGCCCCCATATTCCAGTCCGGCTCGTTAATGCTTAGTTATTTCAATGGCCAATGGAATAACCAGGCCCAGAGCAAGGATTCAAGCACAGGCTTCGGCTATGCTATAGGCGGGTATTACAACGCAACAACTGCAGTGACATTGGCGGCCGCATATCAGTCCAAAATTGCCGCAAAGTACGGGACTCAAATTTCTGATGGTGGTGCAAGTTTTGGTCTGACAGGAGCATCTGCTTTTGGCGATAACCTGGATCAGCCTGCGCAAATTAAATTAGGCATTGCTTATGCTGCGCTCGAAAACATCACATTGACTGCTGATTACAAAGTGATCCAATGGGGCAGCGCGGCGGGTTACAAGGACTTTAACTGGAAAGATCAGAATGTCATTGCCATCGGCGCCAAATATACCGCCAGCGGCTATTGGCTCGGTCTTGGCTACAACCACGGTAACGATCCGATTGCTGCAACCGCGAATGACACTTATCGCAATGCCGCCATCAATATCTTCAACAACTTGTTTTTTCCTGCCATCGTGACAAATTCTTATACCTTTGGTGGCGGTTATGATCTCTCCAAGTCGCTTGCTGTTGAGGGCGCAGCCGTGATTACTCCGGAAGTCGCGAAGACTGTTGCAATAAGCCAAATTCCTGGGGCCACGACAAATACTACAACGCATTCCCAGCAAGCTCTCGAAGTTTCTTTGCGCTACAAGTTCTGA
- a CDS encoding recombination-associated protein RdgC: MWFKNLLVYRLNKWDVTPAILEEQLSRNAIQACSAMEMQRLGWVSPKEEGLPFVHTLGSQMLICLGVEKKLLPTTVINKFAKSRAADIEEQQGYKPGRKQMKQIKEAVTDELLPRAFVLRRHTFAWINPTAGIMVVDAANLAKADELIEMLIKTVDGIALVPLKTNISPTSTMTSWLAGDDLASVFTVDRDCELRAAGEERSTVRYVRHTLEAEEIAKHITAGKEVTRLAMTWGDKVSFVLHENLQLKRIAALDILKDQADGSDQEDIFDTDFALMTGELQRLLADVVEVLGGESAATA; encoded by the coding sequence ATGTGGTTCAAAAATCTGCTGGTTTATCGCCTCAACAAGTGGGATGTCACTCCCGCCATCCTCGAAGAACAATTGTCCCGCAACGCCATTCAGGCATGCTCCGCGATGGAGATGCAAAGGCTGGGTTGGGTTTCCCCCAAGGAAGAGGGGCTCCCATTTGTGCATACACTCGGGTCGCAGATGCTGATCTGCCTTGGGGTCGAGAAGAAACTCCTGCCCACGACGGTGATCAACAAATTCGCAAAATCCCGCGCAGCCGACATCGAAGAACAGCAGGGATACAAACCGGGGCGCAAGCAGATGAAACAGATCAAGGAGGCAGTCACGGACGAGCTGCTGCCGCGAGCCTTCGTCCTGCGCCGCCATACCTTTGCCTGGATCAATCCCACAGCCGGGATCATGGTGGTGGATGCCGCGAATCTGGCGAAGGCCGATGAGCTGATCGAAATGCTGATCAAGACTGTGGATGGGATAGCGCTCGTGCCGCTCAAGACCAATATCTCGCCTACCTCTACCATGACATCCTGGCTGGCAGGAGATGATTTGGCTTCAGTATTCACCGTGGACCGCGATTGCGAACTCAGGGCAGCAGGAGAAGAGCGATCAACCGTCCGTTACGTGCGCCATACCCTTGAAGCCGAAGAGATCGCCAAGCACATCACTGCGGGCAAGGAAGTCACCCGGCTGGCGATGACCTGGGGCGACAAAGTCTCCTTCGTGTTGCACGAAAACCTGCAACTCAAACGAATTGCGGCACTGGACATCCTCAAGGATCAGGCAGACGGCAGCGATCAGGAGGACATTTTCGACACCGACTTCGCCCTCATGACCGGAGAATTGCAGAGATTGCTTGCCGATGTGGTTGAGGTGCTGGGGGGAGAAAGCGCTGCAACTGCATAG
- a CDS encoding helix-turn-helix domain-containing protein, producing MNTRRMKYNECNKTFSECLPEVDERRFMTQRLVTWIGKQAFRRTFSSIAEEVGVTEGTIWLVFKDYVSDVEKVIRFETPKWMGIDEIHLIKPRGVITNI from the coding sequence CTGAACACCAGGCGCATGAAGTACAACGAGTGCAATAAGACATTCAGCGAATGCCTGCCTGAGGTGGATGAGCGCCGCTTCATGACGCAGCGCCTGGTGACATGGATCGGCAAGCAGGCGTTCAGACGCACTTTCTCATCCATCGCCGAAGAGGTCGGCGTGACCGAGGGCACGATCTGGCTGGTATTCAAGGATTACGTCTCAGATGTTGAGAAGGTCATTCGCTTCGAGACGCCGAAATGGATGGGTATCGACGAAATCCACCTCATCAAGCCGCGAGGCGTTATCACCAACATTTAG
- a CDS encoding archaeosortase/exosortase family protein: MNVENESYDQFIARIDRPPKPLPIWGSALLFAAVFFILQMSFDACRGTSFEHFIIGDLTVVPAATLIKVITPEVGVKAMGNQLRAPGGGINVMKGCEGTEIMFMLVAAFSAVVMPWRRRLAGLGIGILMVFCLNQVRLVGLFYAYRSDPSLFKQIHGTLGPIALVAIVGLYALYWFQSTEFEAKQHEPANT; this comes from the coding sequence ATGAATGTCGAAAACGAATCTTACGATCAATTCATCGCCCGTATCGACAGGCCACCAAAACCGTTGCCCATTTGGGGTTCAGCATTGCTTTTTGCGGCGGTGTTCTTCATTTTGCAGATGAGCTTTGATGCTTGTCGCGGCACATCGTTTGAACATTTTATCATTGGCGACTTGACGGTTGTTCCGGCAGCAACATTGATCAAAGTGATTACGCCCGAAGTTGGCGTCAAGGCAATGGGAAACCAACTGCGTGCGCCGGGCGGTGGCATAAACGTGATGAAAGGATGCGAAGGAACCGAGATCATGTTCATGCTCGTGGCAGCCTTCTCTGCGGTTGTCATGCCCTGGCGTAGACGGTTAGCAGGTCTTGGAATAGGGATTCTGATGGTGTTCTGCCTTAATCAGGTTAGGCTGGTGGGGCTGTTCTATGCCTATCGTTCCGATCCATCACTATTCAAACAAATTCATGGTACGTTAGGCCCCATTGCGCTCGTAGCGATCGTCGGTTTGTATGCGCTCTACTGGTTCCAAAGTACGGAGTTTGAAGCAAAACAACATGAACCCGCAAACACGTAA
- a CDS encoding UvrD-helicase domain-containing protein, giving the protein MTNHIALDPKRSVVVEACAGSGKTWLLVSRIVRLLLDGAQPSQILAITFTRKAAQEMQARLQLWLRDLAMGDEDSVRKFFAERGIPELSDEQLQRARSLFKEVLLAQPGITISTFHGWFMQVMQRAPLNSDVMQGMSLLERAGAEQEEAWEELLENMRKQPDGTNAQHMQWLFENCGLSNTRTLLFNFLGKRAEWWAYTQGQEDALTFALDNLHTDLAVDMEFDPVADWGMCGNSEEVLFAFVRQLANNGTDIQKAKASEIECAWTDIEEGKRFGAMWPLLFTHKNEPRTGRPIAPNKKQDEIAFLETLNTLQASLQDVRDTLAEQQAYRLNEAVLHCGVAFLERYQALKAQKQQMDFSDLEWQLCRLLQQSEHAETMQYKLDSRYRHVLLDEFQDTNPLQWQILRAWFDASVAVDSQPTVFVVGDPKQSIYRFRRADARLFGVAREYLKEHFAAHELHNNHTRRNAPAVLAAVNAVFADHPEGFVDFEPHTAEHTGLPGYVMALPLAVAEQQGREETADDAPLVLRDPLTTPRGEAEEGGRQKEAVQFADTLKTIANDWSVNDEGDTRRATYGDIMVLVRSRTHLQVYEEALRAKHITFISSRRGGLLDTLEAEDVQALLMFLITPFADLALAQVLRTPIFACSDADLLQLSGYGIQDTGRAEGSPESRIPYPASSSWWQRLQHLAEPSPTLQRAFELLQRWLALADKLPVHDLLDRIYFEGDVLARYSAVLPVEMRAKVTANLHAFMKMALDIDAGRYPSLPRFLQDLRELRDSSDDAPDEGKLGTAGDAVRIYTVHESKGLEAPIVWLLDANSEKKNKDGNDVLLDWPTHEERPLHFSLYADQASRGKKRAPLFEQDAAQQAREEMNLLYVAMTRAQQVLIVSGNSKGEDKEERKQAPSWYDRIAAVAGNQQNPFGLNLSEPTQSQPGATDYPSRAGTPVGAPPLRGVPVAGSGRTEVVLPSILPTGKRIPRNTAQQQRGIWLHGLLQHLTTPSLSHRGRAGVGEQAANKAELQQRLAIPSTEIETLYQQAQQLLALPQLARFFDAKQYCSASNEMPYINAKGELKRIDRLVEFDDEVWVLDYKLGDSEDAARYRVQMQEYLAAMQTVYAGKAVRCALVFADGALNEV; this is encoded by the coding sequence ATGACTAACCACATTGCGCTCGACCCCAAACGCAGCGTCGTCGTCGAAGCCTGCGCCGGCAGCGGCAAGACCTGGCTGCTGGTGTCGCGCATCGTGCGCTTGCTGCTGGACGGCGCGCAGCCTTCACAGATTCTCGCCATCACCTTTACGCGCAAAGCGGCACAGGAGATGCAGGCACGTTTGCAGCTGTGGCTGCGCGACCTGGCGATGGGTGACGAGGATTCAGTGCGCAAATTCTTCGCCGAACGCGGCATCCCGGAATTAAGCGATGAGCAACTGCAACGCGCCCGCAGTCTGTTCAAAGAAGTGCTGCTGGCCCAGCCCGGTATCACCATCAGCACCTTCCATGGCTGGTTTATGCAAGTCATGCAGCGCGCACCGCTGAACTCCGATGTGATGCAGGGCATGAGCCTGCTGGAGCGCGCGGGGGCGGAGCAGGAAGAAGCCTGGGAAGAATTGCTGGAGAATATGCGCAAGCAGCCGGATGGGACAAATGCGCAGCACATGCAGTGGCTGTTTGAGAATTGTGGATTGTCCAATACCCGCACGCTTCTGTTCAACTTCCTCGGCAAGCGTGCCGAGTGGTGGGCTTATACACAGGGACAGGAAGATGCGCTGACGTTTGCGCTGGATAACCTGCACACTGATCTTGCCGTGGATATGGAATTCGACCCAGTCGCAGACTGGGGTATGTGCGGCAACAGCGAAGAGGTACTGTTCGCGTTTGTTCGACAACTTGCAAACAACGGCACCGATATCCAGAAGGCCAAGGCGAGCGAAATCGAGTGCGCTTGGACCGATATCGAAGAAGGCAAGCGATTCGGAGCGATGTGGCCACTGCTGTTTACTCACAAGAATGAACCCAGAACAGGAAGGCCGATTGCGCCCAATAAGAAACAGGATGAGATCGCTTTCCTGGAAACACTGAATACCCTGCAAGCCAGTCTGCAAGACGTGCGCGATACGCTCGCCGAGCAACAGGCCTATCGCCTGAACGAGGCCGTACTGCATTGCGGTGTTGCTTTCCTCGAACGCTATCAGGCGCTCAAGGCGCAAAAGCAGCAGATGGATTTCTCCGATCTGGAATGGCAGCTGTGCCGATTGCTGCAACAGAGCGAACACGCCGAGACCATGCAGTACAAACTCGACAGCCGCTACCGTCATGTGCTGCTGGATGAGTTTCAGGATACCAATCCGCTGCAATGGCAGATCCTGCGCGCATGGTTCGATGCCTCTGTGGCGGTGGATTCGCAACCCACCGTGTTCGTCGTCGGCGACCCGAAACAATCCATCTACCGCTTCCGCCGTGCCGATGCGCGCCTGTTCGGTGTGGCACGCGAATACCTGAAAGAACATTTCGCCGCGCACGAGCTGCACAACAACCATACCCGCCGCAACGCACCCGCCGTGCTGGCTGCGGTGAACGCCGTATTCGCCGACCACCCCGAGGGTTTTGTGGATTTCGAACCGCACACGGCCGAGCACACCGGCTTGCCCGGTTACGTGATGGCATTGCCGCTGGCAGTTGCCGAGCAGCAGGGCAGGGAAGAAACCGCAGACGATGCGCCGCTGGTTTTGCGCGATCCGCTGACGACTCCGCGAGGCGAAGCCGAAGAAGGCGGACGCCAGAAAGAAGCCGTGCAATTCGCAGACACGTTGAAAACCATCGCCAACGATTGGTCTGTCAACGACGAAGGCGATACGCGCCGCGCCACCTATGGCGACATCATGGTGCTGGTGCGTAGCCGTACCCACCTGCAAGTATATGAAGAAGCCCTGCGCGCAAAACATATCACATTCATCAGTTCCCGCCGCGGCGGCCTGCTCGACACGCTGGAAGCGGAAGATGTGCAGGCGTTGCTGATGTTCCTCATCACCCCCTTCGCCGATCTGGCGCTGGCACAGGTGCTGCGCACGCCTATCTTTGCGTGCAGCGATGCGGACCTGTTGCAGTTATCGGGATACGGGATACAGGATACAGGGAGGGCAGAGGGGTCCCCTGAATCCCGTATCCCGTATCCCGCATCCTCATCTTGGTGGCAACGCCTGCAGCACTTGGCCGAACCATCGCCCACCCTGCAACGTGCCTTTGAGTTATTGCAGCGCTGGCTCGCCCTCGCCGACAAACTCCCTGTACACGACTTGCTCGACCGTATCTATTTCGAAGGTGATGTGCTGGCCCGTTACTCTGCCGTGCTGCCTGTCGAGATGCGCGCCAAGGTCACCGCCAATCTGCATGCATTCATGAAAATGGCGCTCGATATCGATGCCGGACGCTACCCAAGTCTGCCCAGATTCCTGCAGGACCTGCGTGAATTGCGCGACAGCAGCGACGATGCGCCTGACGAAGGCAAGCTCGGCACGGCGGGCGATGCGGTGCGCATCTACACCGTGCACGAATCGAAAGGGCTGGAAGCACCCATTGTCTGGCTGCTGGATGCGAATTCGGAAAAGAAGAATAAAGATGGCAACGATGTGTTGCTGGATTGGCCCACACATGAAGAACGCCCTTTGCATTTTTCCCTCTATGCCGACCAGGCGTCGCGCGGCAAGAAACGCGCGCCGCTGTTCGAGCAAGACGCTGCCCAGCAGGCCCGCGAAGAAATGAACCTGCTCTACGTCGCCATGACCAGGGCGCAACAGGTGCTGATTGTGAGCGGCAACAGCAAGGGCGAAGACAAGGAAGAAAGGAAGCAAGCGCCATCGTGGTACGACCGCATCGCGGCAGTGGCGGGGAATCAGCAGAATCCGTTCGGGCTGAACCTGTCGGAGCCAACACAAAGCCAGCCGGGAGCGACTGATTACCCTTCGAGAGCAGGTACGCCGGTGGGTGCCCCGCCGCTACGCGGTGTCCCTGTCGCGGGCTCGGGGCGAACGGAAGTTGTATTGCCTTCAATTCTCCCCACCGGCAAACGCATCCCCCGCAACACCGCACAGCAACAGCGCGGCATCTGGCTGCACGGATTGTTGCAACACCTCACAACTCCCTCCCTCTCCCACCGGGGGAGGGCTGGGGTGGGGGAACAAGCGGCGAACAAAGCTGAACTCCAACAGCGCCTCGCCATTCCCTCCACAGAAATTGAAACTCTCTACCAACAAGCCCAGCAACTGCTTGCCTTGCCACAGCTCGCCCGCTTCTTCGATGCGAAGCAATACTGCTCCGCCAGCAACGAGATGCCCTATATCAACGCCAAGGGCGAACTGAAACGCATCGACCGTCTGGTGGAGTTCGACGATGAAGTGTGGGTGCTGGATTACAAGCTGGGCGATAGCGAGGATGCCGCACGTTACCGTGTGCAGATGCAGGAATACCTCGCGGCGATGCAAACGGTGTATGCGGGCAAGGCAGTGCGTTGTGCACTGGTATTTGCAGATGGCGCATTGAACGAAGTGTAG
- a CDS encoding transposase, with translation MHDRWVLLKRESELTNQEALLLSGWVRNYAELGIAHRLKEEFFHIYDAKAPDEAQALYIEWKRSIPAELAPAFFDLVRAWDNWTPWILGYFDHPVTNAYTESLNNLIRVMNRLGRGYSFEALRAKILFAEGAHQIVKPRPKFERKSAERFLASYALYSPSTQEYEVSKNFGSDISTLARLIEAGEL, from the coding sequence ATGCATGACCGCTGGGTATTGTTGAAGCGCGAGAGCGAACTGACCAATCAGGAAGCGTTGCTGCTTTCGGGCTGGGTCAGGAACTACGCCGAACTTGGAATTGCACACCGTCTCAAGGAAGAGTTCTTCCACATCTACGACGCCAAAGCACCGGATGAGGCTCAAGCATTATATATAGAATGGAAACGAAGCATCCCAGCTGAACTGGCACCGGCCTTTTTCGACCTGGTGCGCGCTTGGGACAACTGGACGCCTTGGATACTGGGCTACTTCGACCATCCAGTGACCAATGCCTATACCGAGAGTCTGAACAACCTGATCCGGGTGATGAACCGGCTGGGACGGGGTTACAGCTTTGAGGCTTTGCGGGCAAAGATTCTGTTTGCCGAGGGTGCTCACCAGATCGTCAAACCTAGACCGAAGTTTGAGCGGAAGTCCGCCGAACGATTCCTTGCAAGCTATGCCTTGTACTCGCCATCAACACAAGAGTACGAAGTGTCGAAGAACTTCGGATCGGACATATCAACACTGGCGAGGTTGATCGAGGCGGGAGAGCTTTAG
- a CDS encoding RHS repeat-associated core domain-containing protein — protein MKPSITMRFALRLLAVALLAGLTTSSVFADTASLVYDPAGNVASRTTAQGTTTYTYDAADRLIAESGPAGNFSYSYDANSVRLSDSGGSYTYSTTSNRLTARHGRAVITDAAGNITSDGLGHTYAYNQAGRMSEARLNGVLLASYDYDYRGLRNRKVTTAAAPQGAQTILYVYDEAGHLLEELSATGAAIRTYVWRDDTPLAQIEHIPSRRVIYFEVDHLNTPRVARDQSGVVVWTWVSDAFGAIQPNQNPSGAGVVTLNLRFPGQYYDQETGLFYNGQRYYDPGMGQYIQSDPIGLYDESFSTYTYVGGNPLNYADPLGLYECTYSITNHTMSCSPNNPNNLPFKSESYVSGNNLPSSCPTKKCQNNAAAQNVSNSGPIPEGTYSIGPQGTALSPNARRLTPIKVPNLGKRGNFDIHGCVNPENCSNGCISATGAPIDTTRDTLNKLLNLEPTNTLRVIP, from the coding sequence ATGAAGCCTTCCATCACCATGCGTTTCGCACTGCGCCTGCTGGCTGTGGCGCTGCTGGCCGGCCTGACTACTTCATCTGTTTTTGCCGACACGGCGTCATTGGTGTACGACCCCGCAGGCAATGTAGCGAGCCGCACCACGGCACAGGGCACCACCACCTACACCTACGATGCAGCCGACCGTCTTATTGCCGAGTCCGGTCCTGCCGGCAACTTCAGCTACAGCTACGATGCCAACAGCGTCCGCCTTTCAGATTCCGGCGGCAGCTATACCTACAGCACGACTTCCAACCGCCTGACGGCCCGCCACGGCAGGGCGGTCATCACCGACGCTGCAGGCAACATCACGTCAGACGGACTGGGTCACACCTATGCCTACAACCAGGCCGGCAGGATGTCCGAGGCCAGGCTGAACGGGGTGCTGCTGGCAAGTTACGACTACGACTATCGGGGGCTGCGTAACCGCAAGGTAACCACTGCTGCGGCGCCCCAGGGCGCGCAGACCATACTCTACGTTTACGACGAGGCCGGACACCTGCTCGAAGAACTCAGCGCCACCGGTGCTGCCATCCGCACCTATGTCTGGCGTGACGACACGCCGCTGGCACAGATCGAGCATATTCCCAGCCGCCGCGTCATCTACTTCGAGGTGGATCACCTGAACACGCCACGGGTGGCGCGGGATCAGTCGGGTGTGGTGGTGTGGACATGGGTGAGTGATGCGTTTGGTGCGATTCAGCCCAACCAGAACCCGTCGGGCGCAGGCGTCGTCACGCTGAACCTCCGGTTCCCCGGACAATACTACGATCAGGAAACGGGCTTGTTCTACAATGGGCAGCGTTACTATGATCCGGGCATGGGGCAGTACATTCAGAGTGATCCGATTGGGCTGTATGATGAAAGTTTCTCAACTTATACCTATGTTGGGGGAAATCCATTAAATTATGCCGATCCACTTGGGCTCTATGAATGTACCTATTCGATTACCAACCATACAATGTCATGCTCTCCAAACAATCCTAATAATCTGCCTTTTAAGAGTGAGTCATACGTTTCTGGGAATAATTTGCCGTCCTCTTGCCCAACTAAAAAATGTCAAAACAACGCGGCGGCTCAAAATGTTTCAAATTCTGGGCCGATTCCAGAGGGTACATACTCTATTGGTCCGCAGGGGACCGCATTATCTCCAAATGCCCGAAGGCTGACCCCAATCAAAGTACCCAATTTAGGTAAACGCGGTAACTTCGATATACATGGTTGCGTTAATCCTGAAAATTGTTCTAACGGATGTATCTCTGCAACCGGAGCTCCAATTGATACGACGCGAGATACTTTAAATAAATTATTGAATCTTGAACCGACTAACACACTAAGGGTTATTCCATGA